ACACGCCGGTACCCAAATCTTCCACTACTGTAGCAGCGTTTTGGTTACCGAGGATTGCCTTGGCTTTTACGCGGTATATTTTGGTAGAAAACTTGATCTGAACAAAAGCCAGAACCAATGCAAGAGTTACCCCAATCGCAAAATAATACCATCTGCGAACAAACCGCCCCAGCAGTGCTTTTACATCGATCGTGTCGTCGCTGTATTGGTTGTTCATTTTGGAAGACTGAAACATGATACAAAAATTAAAAGATGACTACTACTGCTGCTTTCTGATCTGAATTTGATTGGCAATATTGATCGCTGTTAAAGTTACTGCAGCGCCACTGAAAATCACAGACAACAGCTGAAGGTTTGATAGGTTCGACCGGTTGTTTTTGATTTCCATGTTGGGCACATACAAGATATCGTTGGGCAACAGGTAATAGTAGGGTGATTTAAAAATTTCCGGATTGGTCAGATCCACTTTTATTACTTCCGAACCGCCTCTTACATTGCGGATCAGGTGTATATTTTTTCTATCTGCAAACTCTTTAAAGTCGCTGGCCAAAGCCATTGCCTCCAGGAGGTTCACCGAGTTGTTGTACACATAATAATAGCCGGGTTTGTTTACTTCCCCAATGATGGAGATCCGATAACTTACCAGCGTCACAAAAACTGTGGCATTAACAAATGCTTTATCCCGGACTTTTTCCTGAATTACGGCCCGGGCCTCATTGACTGTCATACCCATCACATTGATCTTGCCAATATCAGGAAGGTAAATATACCCCGAATCACTGACAGAGTAGCCATAAAGATACACTCCTACCTCGTTGATATTAAAAATGCCATCAGGCATCGCATTAAGGTACTGGGTATTCTGAGGGTTAAGATCTTTTACTTTAATAGAAAGTACGTCGTTGGGTTGAATTTTGTATAGCGGCGCCTTATTCTCCATAGAGACCGAAGCGTCATAGCGAAAACCACCATTCTGAAAGAGAATAGTATTTTTATTTGAAATACAGGAGGATAAAAGTAAAGTAATTCCAGTGACCAAGAGAAGTACAAAATGTTTTTTCATGATACAGTGTTTACTACGATTTCACCAACAAGTTAGCCAAAATAGGGCCAGAAGTATTTGCTTTGTGGTGAACAGCTAATATTATTTCCCGAATAGTAATAGGATAATTTTAAAATGATCTTGTAAATGAAAGGGCTTTGCAGGTGAATCTACTTCTCCATACAAAGCCCTCGTGGGGGTCAATACGGTTACCGCAGCGATTCTGCAGCGACCGGCAGTCGGAATCAGATAATCATCCCCGCAGCAACTGTCTCATTGGTAAACTCATCCACCAGGATGATGCTGCCAGTGGTACGGTTACGGGCATAACTATCGTGCAGCAAAGGCACTGTAGTTCTGATCAGAATACGACCAATGTCATTGAGGCCCATATCTGAATTGTCCTCTACACGGTGCAGGGTATTGACATCCACTTTGTAGCGAATTTCCTTGACGATACATCTTGCATCCCGGGTAGTATGGCGGATTTTATATTTGTTGCGGGGCGTCAGTTTTTTCTCCGACATCCAGCATATCATCAGTTCGATATCCTGATCTACGGTTGCCTGGTTTTCAGGCTTAACCAGCATATCTCCACGGCTGATATCGATTTCATCTTCCAAAGTGATGGTTACTGACATAGGCGTATAAGCCTCCTCCAGTGGCCCTTCATAGGTATCGATCGATTTGATTTTGGAGGAAAAACCGGATGGTAAGACCACGACATCATCTCCAGGCTTAAATACACCTCCGGAAACTCTGCCTGCATACCCACGGTAGTCAGGGTTGCCATCGGACTGTGGCCGAATCACATACTGCACAGGAAAACGGCTGTCAACATGGTTGTAATCATTGTCAACATGAACAGTTTCCAGTGTGTAGAGAAGAGAAGAACCTTTGTACCAGGGCATACGCTCAGAGTCATTCACTACGTTGTCGCCTTTGAGGGCACTGATAGGAATGTAGCGAATGTCCGGCACTTTCAGTTTAGATGAAAACTCTTCGTACTGATCTACAATTTTGTTGTATTGTTCTTCAGAGTAATCCACCAGGTCCATTTTGTTTACACAAACGATCAGGTGTTTGATCTGAAGCAAAGAAGTGATAAATGAGTGTCTGCGGGTTTGCTCCACAACGCCATGGCGGGCATCAATCAGAATAATAGCCAGGTTGACTGTCGAGGCACCCGTCACCATATTACGTGTGTACTGGATATGTCCGGGAGTATCGGCGAGGATAAACTTACGGCGTGGTGTTGCAAAATAGCGGTAGGCGACATCGATCGTAATGCCTTGTTCGCGCTCTGCTTTCAGACCATCGGTGAGGAGTGCGAGGTCAAGGTAATCATCACCCCGATTAGAACTGGTGCGTTCAATGGATTCGAGTTGGTCCTCGAAAATGGATTTCGTGTCATAGAGCAGGCGACCGATCAGGGTACTTTTTCCGTCATCGACGCTGCCGGCTGTAGAAAATCTAAGTAAGTCCATGTATTTTTTTAAAGACTAAAATATTCAAATAATTAAAACCTGACAAAACAGGGATGACCTAAAAATACCCCTGACGCTTACGGTCTTCCATAGAGGAATCAGAACGCTTGTCGTCTGTACGGCCACCTCTTTCCGTCACACGTGTAGCGGCAACCTCCTCAATGATCGCGGGGATATTGTCAGCTTCAGAAAGAACAGCACCTGTACAGGTAGCATCGCCGATGGTACGGAAACGCACCACTTTTTCCTCATATTTTTCGCCATTGAGAAGTGTAATGAAAGGACTTTCAGCCAAAAATACACCTCCGCGATTGACGACCTTGCGTTTGTGGGCAAAGTACAGACTGGGCAGCTCTACTTTTTCATTGTAGAGATACATCCAAACGTCGAGTTCTGTCCAGTTGGAGATCGGGAATACACGGAAATTTTCGCCCTGATTGAGATATCCATTGTAAAGATCCCAGAGTTCAGGGCGCTGATTTTTGGGTTCCCACTGTCCAAATTCATCGCGGTGAGAGAAAAAGCGCTCTTTGGCGCGAGCTTTTTCTTCGTCGCGACGGGCGCCGCCGAGGCAGGCGTCAAATTTATTCTGCTCAATTCCTTCCAGCAATGTAATGCTCTGAAGCGCATTGCGGCTGGGATTAGGACCTTTTTCTTCGACGGCATGGCCGCTGTCGATCGAGTCCTGTACAGATGCGACAATCAGACGGGCACCCATTTCAGCGACAAACCGATCGCGATATTCGATGGTTTCGGGGAAATTGTGTCCTGTATCCACGTGCATCATGGGCATCGGCAATTTTGCCGGATAAAAAGCTTTTCGAGCCAGGTGAGCCAACGTAATGGAATCTTTGCCTCCGGAAAAGAGCAATACGGGCCGCTCAAACTGGGCCGCAGTTTCCCGGATAACAAAAATTGCTTCCGATTCAAGTTGTTGAAGATGACTAAGTCTATAGTCCATTCGTCTGCAAACTATTAGTGATGGTAAAATATTTAAATTAATCCTGTGCGAGTATATAATCCTGTTAGTCGGAAAAAGAGTCTAACCTATGATTTTTCAATGACTGGTAACAGCGCTTCGAATAACTCCGCCCTGCATTGTTCCAGACTTTTTTCGTCAGTCCGAAGCTCCAGAAACGGCGCCACCGGCGCTTCAAACGGAGAATCAATGCCTGTAAACTGAGGAATTTTGCCTTCGCGGGCTTTTTTGTACAGCCCTTTCACATCGCGCCCTTCACATACTTCCAATGGTGCATTAACATATACTTCCAGAAAGTTTTCTGCACCAATAATCTTTCTTGCCAGTTCGCGGATTTCAATGGTAGGGCTTACAAAAGAACAAAGGCAAATTACGCCGCCGTCCAAAAACAATTTGGCGGCCTCGGCAATGCGGCGAATATTTTCGGTACGGTCTTCTTCGGAAAAAGAAAGGTTATTGGATAAACCTACCCGGATATTGTCGCCGTCGAGGAGCTTGGTAAAAAATCCTTCTTCGTGAAGCGTAGCTTCCAGTGCCTGTGCAATGGTGCTTTTACCCGAACCCGAAAGGCCCGTCAGCCATACCACTACTGCACGTTGGTTGAGCATGTTTTCTTTATCTTCTCTGGATAATATCCGGTCAAAAATCGGATGGATGTTTTCTGCCATTTCTGTTTTATACTAATATTCTTAATTGATTGGGCCTTTTGCCACACATTAAAAAATCCTCAATCATTCAAAGTTTTTATGAAAATCCAGCCTCGCTGACACCACAGTTTTTACGAACAGAACCCTGTGGAACTCAAATAAATAATGTTGTCAAGATATCCTCTTTGGGGCTGTATTCGGACGCAAAGTAAGCAAAATCCTTACAGGTGTGATGGAGAGTCGGTGAACTGCAAAAATTATTCCCCGAACAGTAGTATTCCGGTCATTTCAAGAATCCGAAGAAAATACCCCGTTCATCATAAATTTCAAGTTTGCAGGCATTTCAAATTTCTTATTTTTGTCTCCCGGGGAATCACTTTTTCCGCCCATTATTGAAAAGAACTTTATTTGCCTGGTTGTGTTACCATTGAAGTGTATCGTCTCATAGCTAAAAACGTGCCTGTTTCTTCAACCTGTTTTACTTATTCCGATGAATGCATACAAACCGCCGTTCATGCGCCCGTTTTTTCGATTCGCAAAAATCTATTAAAAAGAGTCAGGCAGGTATATTACTTTTATGCCACAAATTTCTCAGACAACACCATCTCAAAACCATTTTTGAACAATTCATAACACAATAACTGCTCGGCAAATTCCTACAAATTATGAGACCACTCCAGAATCTTATGAACCCAGTTTTACGATATATCCTGACCTTCTGTATCGTTTTTCTATTGGGTAACACGCGTCTACTTCTTGCACAGAGTTTTAATCAGGGCATACTTTCAGGTTTGACCCTTCTCAATCCTACTTCTCTTCAGTTTGGGCCAGACAACCGGTTATATGTAACCCAGCAACATGGCGAAATTTATATTCTTACAATTGTAAGAAATAATGCCGCCGACTATTCGGTAACTGATATTGACACGATCCTCAGCGTCAAACAAATCCCCAACCACGATGATTTTGGCAACGTATCTGCGAATATTACCGACAGGCAGGTAACAGGTATTTTTGTCGCTGGTACCGCCAATAACCCGATTATTTATGTAACATCCAGCGACCCTAGAGAAGGGGCCGGAGCCGGCTCCGGTCAGAGCGGAGACCTCAATCTGGATACTAATAGCGGGATTCTTTCCAAACTTACCTGGATCGGGGCAAATATCAATGATCCTGCGGGATACTGGGACATGGTGCATCTTGTCAGAGGAATGCCCCGCTCTGAAGAAAACCACGCCAACAACGACTTTATCGTTGACGTAACAGCGAATATTGCGTATCTCCCCATCGGTGGATTTACCAATGCAGGCAGTCCTTGCATTGCTTTTGCATTTACCTGTGAGTATGCGCTTTCAGCGGCGATTCTTTCCGTTGACCTCAATGTAATCGAGGCTCTCCCCACCAAAACAGATGCACAGGGACAAAAATATAAATACGACCTCCCGACCCTGGATCACCCCACAACTATAGGTGGCGGGGATATCAGCGGATCTCATGTACCCTGGGGTGGAAACGACGGGCTGAATCAGGCCATGCTTGTACAAGGCGGACCCGTTCAGATTTTTTCCTCCGGCTGGCGAAATGTATATGATCTTGTCATCACTCAGGCTGGCAATATGTATGGCTGCGACAATGGTGCAAATCAGGGTTGGGGCGGCCACCCATGGGGAGAAGGCCCACCTGTCGGAGGCGTTTCCTCCGCTACCAACGAATACTGCCCCGGCGAAGGCGGCTCCAGTGGCCCCGGAGATGCAGCCTGCAACCAGAGCGGGGACGCACAGGTCAATAACCAAAATGGCCTCCACAAATTCGCGCAGGGTTACTACGCCGGCCACCCCAACCCCATCAGAGCAAACCCCACCGGAGCCGGATTGTACAAAGATGGCGTTTATTACCCGACCGGTAGTCCTACACTCCCGGCAGCATGGCCTCCCGTGCCTGCTGCTATGGCAGATCCTATTGAAGGAGATTTCAAGCAGCCCGGCCCGGCAAATGGCGCCCAGCTTACCTTTAGCCCTCCGGTAAATGGCATCTGCGAATACACGGCATCCAATTTCGGCGGTGTAATGACGGGCGACCTTCTGGGTGTAGCCTATCTCGGCAACAACAAAGGGCGGATTTTCCGCATGTTTGTAGACGAGACTACCGGAAATGTTACCGGTTCCAGTATTTTCCTCACAAATTTCACCTCTCTTCCACTCGATGTAACGTCTCTGGGAGATGCGGGTATTTACCCTGGCACCATATGGACAGCCAACCACGGTTCAAACACCATCACGGTCTTCGAACCTACAGACTATAGTGGCCCGGCACCTATCTGCAACGGCAATAATGACCCGCTCATCGATGAAGATGGAGATGGCTTTACCAATGCAGACGAACTGGATATCAGAAATGGTACTGACCCGTGCAGCGGTGGCAGCAGACCATCTGACCATGACGGTACCCTGATCGGTGGTTTCAAAGTGTCTGACTGGAATGATCCGGATGATGATGACGACGGAATTATCGATACCATCGACCCATTTTGTATAGACCCCAATAATGGCACGGACATCACCGCGGCAGACCTTCCTTTGGTTTACCCATTCTTCAACGCTGACCCGGGTACAGGTTTCTTCGGACTGGGTTTCACCGGTCTGATGGTCAATGGTGTTACCGATTATCTCAACATGCTCAATCCTGACGAAGATCTGATTGCAGGCGGAGCAACCGGCACATTCACCAATCCGACAGTCGAAGACGGAAGTACTTTAGACAATCAATTGATTAATTCTTACCAGTTTGGTATTGATATCAGTGGCGCTTCCGAACCCGTAGTATTCCGTACTCAGATGAATGGAAATTTCTTCAACGGAGGCAGTGATACAGATTATCTTCAGGGCGTATATATTGGCACGGGTGATCAGGACAATTATGTCCTGGTGGCACTGGTGGGATTGGGTAGCGGAAATGGCGGCTTCCGGGTGATTCGTGAAATTGCCGGAGTGGTCACTTCTACAGATTATCCAGTGGCCAATATCCTTTCATCTTCTGTCATTCACCTTTATCTTCAGGTAGATCCATCCAATGGGGAAGTCCTTCCCTCCTACTCTGCCAGCAATGGTGCCATCACCGTACTGGGCGCACCGGTATCCACAAGTGGCAACCTCCTGGCAGCCATTCAGGGAACGTATCAGATAGGTGGACAAAATATAGCCCTGGCAACCGGCGTTTTGGCCTCATCAGGAGCAGGTACAGATTTTATCGCCAGCTGGGATTTTATGGAAATGTACACGGTAAGCCAGCGTGAAATCCTGGCAGCAACCCCCGATCCACTTGCCTTTGGCAATGTAAATGTGGGGACCCCCAATACGCTGACGCTTGATGTGGCAACCGCACTTAACTTTAGCATCGATGTTACCAACATCTCGGTAACCGGACCTGATGCCGCAATGTTTTCTCCTGCCGTTTCCACGATTGATGATATTATCATCTCCTCTCCCAAAACACTGGAAGTTACTTTTACCCCCACCTCCACCGGCGCTAAAACTGCCACGCTGGAACTGACTCATACAGGGGTAAATTCGCCACTCACTGTTGCACTTACCGGAACAGGAGCTACCGTTGCTGCGCAAACCGTCCTTTACCGGATCAACAATGCAGATTCTATGGTAGTTTCGACAAATGGTGGCCCGGACTGGGCGGTTGACCTTAATACCAGCCCGTCTTCGTACAGAGTGGCCGGCGGCAATAATCAGGGAACAGGTGTACAACCCCCTACCCTTTTTATGGGAGCAACACTTCCGGCAGGAACACCCGAAAAGCTTTTCCGAAAAGAGCGCTATGACCCTGCGGCCGGACAGGAAATGCAATGGGAATTCCCGGTCGCGGGTGCTGCCGGAACCAAATACGAAGTGCACCTTTATTTTGCCAATGCCTGTATTTGTAGCAATGATCCCGGAGAGCGCGTATTCAATATCCGCATCGAGGGTGATACTGTTGCCAAAAACTTCGATATCACGGGTACCTTTGGCCACCAGGTTGCAGGAATGGTTTCCTACAATGTAACCGTGGATGGCGATGGCAAACTGGATATTGACTTCCTGCGGGTGGTAGGCGACCCAATGATTAATGCAATTGAAATCCTTACAGGTAACAATACAGGTGGTTTTCCGGTCGAACTTCTTACCCTGAATGCAACCGCAGAGGGAAGCGATATCCGGATTGACTGGACAACCGCATTTGAACTCAACAACGATGGATTCGAGGTGCAAATGCTTTCACCTGACAATACCACACAGGAGTTTCAGACACTGGGATTTGTGCAGGGAGCAGGAACTACCAGTGAAAGACAAAACTACTCATACCTCGTCAGAGGCAGAAAACCCGGAACTTATATTTTCCGCCTGCGGCAGATAGACTATGACGGCACCTATACCTTCTCCGGAAGAGTAAACGCAACCGTAGTAGCTGAAATGCTGGGAATGTATATGTACCCCAATCCTACCACGGGCATGGTGAACCTTGTCATTGGCAACAATGAGCGCCAGCAGGTTTCGGTAGAACTTTATGATGGAATGGGCCGAATGGTGAAACCATTGTTCAAAGGACTACTGGAAAAAGGCTCACAGACCCTTACATTCGATTTGAGCAATTTACCTTCGGGTGTTTATATGCTCCGCGCTACCAATGGAGTTACTGCCACGGTTGAGCGGGTTCTCACTTTACACTAGGACATCAGATAAGTACAACGAATACAAAGCAAACGCTTTGTACCAAAAACCCGGAAGACAATTCCGGGTTTTTTTATGAACATTAATCAATCAAACCGGTGCCAGAAAAGCACTTTTTTCCTTGTCTGTTGCTTTGAGAATAATGGACCATTTGCCGTCAGTTTTTACCAGAGTAATATAGTCCGTAACCATTCCCTGAAAACGTTTATACTTTATGCTAATCTTGGCGACAGCCATATTGCCGGTGATATCGACGGAAAGGACCTTATGTTTGCGCTTTTGCAAATCCCGGTTTTCCTGATTGTCATACATATGCAGGTAGTCAGCCAGTGATACGATATAGCAGGTTTCTTTGCGGGGATCCGTATAAGTAACATCTGCCTGCGGGTGAAAAGCCGTTCTCAATACAGTGGCGTCACTACGGTCGCCACCAAGCAGATATGTGTTTAGCACATCGTTCACCTCCCGCTGATCCTGGGCAAACGCTTTGTCCCACAATAATGTCTTCGTTTTTTCAAAAGTCGCATATTCTTTAAACGAAGTGCGGCTGACAATTCTCCATTCTCCTTCCATCTGGTGCAGGGTGAGAAAATCTATGATTCGCATCCCCTTTCCACTAAATGTGATACAGGTTTTGACAAGTGCGGTGTTCCCGGTGATGTCCAGACTCAGAATACGAATACTCTTTTCATGCACAACCGGATGAGAGTCCGCCAGCGTACGGAGATAATCGCCTACTTCAAATTTTTCGTACCTTCCGGTTTTTGTATCCACATATACCATTCTCGCCTGAGGGTGATATGCTCTGGCAAGAACTTCTACCGAGTGAAGCGCGGCACCTTCGTAATAATAGTTCAGCGTGCGCTGAATATCTATCAGATCATCTGAAGGATAGGCAGCCTGAAGGTTTGGGAGCAGGGAAAAAGAAATAATCAGCCATGGAAGGACAATCCGGACAATAGGTTTCATATACGTACTCAGTTTGAAACGTTGAGAAAATGAAGATCTCCGAATAATGAAAGCCTTTTGACTGATAAAAATTAAAAACCTGACAGAAATTACCGCCCGCTTTCTTTCGATACAACTTTATTCGCCCGAAGACGATCGACGTTCGATGAAAGCCCGGATTTCACAGCCAAAATGCAACCAGAAACGTTTTCCGGACTTTGGCACTTGGTTTGTTGCAAATAAGAAATGAATTACGCATCCCTTTTACCTCCCCAATGGTCACTTACAAAAACATAAATCTATTATTTTGACTCAACCGGCTTTTCCCGGTTTCGTAAATTGTAGTATAAACCATAATTTCGGGTTCTGGTAATTTGAATACCCCCCTTTGGATTAATCAATAACTACTGGCAATGAAGAAACTTATTCTGTCCTTCCTGTTCATTATTCCCATATTTGTTTTGGATCTGAAGGCCCAGCTTTCTCCCTACTTTGAGTTTCAGTATCTGTATGATGATGCTACGGAACTTTTTGACAAGAAAAAGTTTGGCGCCGCCCAAAAAAAAGTAGATGCTTTTCTCCTGGCTGAGCAAAACATCCGTGGGGAAGATCGCGACAACGATCTCCACGCCAACGCGCGTTTTATCCAGGCAGTGAGTGCCTACCACCTCGATCGAAACGATGCGGTGTCGCTGATGGAGCAATATATTTTCGAATTTGACGAAAATACTAAAGCTGCCCTGATGGGTTATTATCTGGGCAAATATCATTTTGACCATAAAAAATACGGCTTGGCTATTCAGCCGCTGGTGAATGCCTACAATTCCGGGGCTCTCCCCCAGGACCAGCTGACGGAGGCCATGTTTATTTTGGCTTATGCCTATTTTAAAGAAGGCAACAATAGCCAGGCAATCCACTATTTTGAGCTTGTCTCCACTACCGAAAACAAGTATAAGGAAGACGCCCTCTATTACCGGGCAGTTATCCTCTATCAGGATCAGGAATATAATGAGGCCTATTTCGCATTCAAAGACCTGACCACTTCGAAAAAGTATGGGGAAGAGACGCAGGTATATCTCGCCAATACCATGCTTAAACTCAAAAAGTATGACGAATTGTACATTCTGGCTGATGACCTGATTGCCCGTCCGCGGGTAAAAGGCAAAGATGCGCAGATTTACTATATCGTCGCTAATGCCAGTTTCGAAAGATATGACTATCCCCGTACGACAGAGTTTTTTGGCCAGTACGTAACAAATAAGGGAAAGATGAACCGTACCGATTATTTTCGATACGGTTTTGCCCAATATAAACAGGACAAATATGCTGATGCTGTCCCCAATTTTCAGAAGGCGCTGATCCAGATCCAGACAGACTCGCTGACTCAGGTCGCATCCTACTATCTGGGATTTTGTTATTTGAAACTCAAAGACAATGAAAACGCAAAAATCGCCTTCCAGAAAGCTTCTCAGGGTGAATCTTCTGGCAATAAGGAAATCAGCCAGGATGCGCTGTACCAGTATGCAAAGGTCGCATTTGCGACAGGCGACTATTCAAATGCGCTGAAAGCCCTGACTTCCTTTGCCGAAAGGTATCCAAGGGCTGCCTATATCGACGAAATCCAATCGATGATCGGAGAGACCTATCTGATGACCCGCGACTATCCCCGGTCTATCAAATACTTCGAATCCGTGCCACGCAACACCTCCCGCGCAAAAAAAGCCTATCAGCTGGTATGTTATTATTATGGTCTCGATCTCTATGAAAGAGGAGGATTTGAAAGCGCCGTCCCATTTTTCCAGAAAGCCATTGCCAATGATTTTGATAAAGATATGGCGGTGAGTGCGCAGTACTGGCTCGCCGAAGCCACATATCGCAATGAAAATACCAAAGGAGCGCTTTCTGCCTACAATACCTATCTCGGGATGAAAGGCGCTGCTGCCAATGAATACTACGCCAATGCCTACTATGGACAGGGTTGGGCGTATTTTAAAGAGAAAAATTATACCGCCGCCCGCCAGGCTTTTGATAGTTTTATTCAGAAAGGTGGCCGTACAGCAGAAAAAAATCTGATCGTTGATGCACACCTTCGTGCCGGAGACTGTCTGTTTCTCCAGCGCAATTATGCCGGCGCTACCAATTACTATCAGCAGGTGATCAACTTCCGCTATACGCAGGGAGATTATGCTTATTATCAGTTGGGTGAAGCGGCTTACCGCCAGAGCAATTATCAGAAGTCCGTGGAAAACTTTGACCTGCTGATCAAAACTTTCCGCACCTCTGACCTTCGCGATGATGCGCTTGACCGCATTTCCGAGGTTTATGCAACCTGGATAAAAAACAACGCCCAGGCGATTAAATATTCCAAAATGCTGGTGGAGGAATACCCCAAAAGTCCGCTTGCAGCAGATGGTTACAACCGACTGGCGTTGGCGTCCTACAATGCAGGCGATACAGACGGTGCGATCCGTTACTTCAAAAAAGTAGTAACCGACTATGCGTCAGACAAAAAAAATGCACAAAGTGCACTTGACAACCTGGCGGGACTTGTTTCAGAATCCGAGTTTGACAAAATCCTTCGCGACTACCGGAACCAGAATCCCAATATGGATAACAACCTCGCACAATTGGTGTTTAATACAGGGAAAGACCGGTTTTTTGCGATGAATTACAGTTCCGCAGTCGATCAGTTTACGACTTATATCAACGACTATAAAAACGGGCCGGATTACTTCGAATCTCTGATTTTCAGGGCACGCGCGTATCGGGAACTAGGCAAATTTATCTCTGCATTGGACGACTACAAGCAGATATATACAGCGACGACCAGAAATGATTTCTCCAATATCGCACTACTCGAAGCGGCAGAAATCAAATACGAACAAAAAGACTATACACAGAGTCTTCAGCTATACCAGACCCTTGACCTTCAGGCGGGAAAACTTGAAAATAAAGTTCAGGCAAAATTTGGCGTAGCCAAAAACTACCGCGCGCTGGGCGATTACAAGCTTGCGCAGGACGCATTGGTGCAGATCGCCAATAATAACGAAGTCGCAGTTTATTCGAGAACCAAAGCGCAGGTGGAAATCGGGCAGTGCCAATATCTCGCAGGGCAACTTCAGTCGGCAAAAGAGACTTTTGCCAAAGTTGAGCAAGAATTTAAAAATGCCTTTGGTGCTGAAAGCCAGTATATGATCACAAAAATTCTCTTTGATCAGGGCAAACAGTTTCAGGCAAAAGGCCAAAATGACCTTGCCACCGGAAAGTTTGAAGAAGTAAAAGACGCAGCCATTTACATGGCCAACAACTATTCAAGCTTCAACTACGAAA
The Bacteroidia bacterium DNA segment above includes these coding regions:
- a CDS encoding nuclear transport factor 2 family protein, translating into MKPIVRIVLPWLIISFSLLPNLQAAYPSDDLIDIQRTLNYYYEGAALHSVEVLARAYHPQARMVYVDTKTGRYEKFEVGDYLRTLADSHPVVHEKSIRILSLDITGNTALVKTCITFSGKGMRIIDFLTLHQMEGEWRIVSRTSFKEYATFEKTKTLLWDKAFAQDQREVNDVLNTYLLGGDRSDATVLRTAFHPQADVTYTDPRKETCYIVSLADYLHMYDNQENRDLQKRKHKVLSVDITGNMAVAKISIKYKRFQGMVTDYITLVKTDGKWSIILKATDKEKSAFLAPV
- a CDS encoding tetratricopeptide repeat protein, whose product is MKKLILSFLFIIPIFVLDLKAQLSPYFEFQYLYDDATELFDKKKFGAAQKKVDAFLLAEQNIRGEDRDNDLHANARFIQAVSAYHLDRNDAVSLMEQYIFEFDENTKAALMGYYLGKYHFDHKKYGLAIQPLVNAYNSGALPQDQLTEAMFILAYAYFKEGNNSQAIHYFELVSTTENKYKEDALYYRAVILYQDQEYNEAYFAFKDLTTSKKYGEETQVYLANTMLKLKKYDELYILADDLIARPRVKGKDAQIYYIVANASFERYDYPRTTEFFGQYVTNKGKMNRTDYFRYGFAQYKQDKYADAVPNFQKALIQIQTDSLTQVASYYLGFCYLKLKDNENAKIAFQKASQGESSGNKEISQDALYQYAKVAFATGDYSNALKALTSFAERYPRAAYIDEIQSMIGETYLMTRDYPRSIKYFESVPRNTSRAKKAYQLVCYYYGLDLYERGGFESAVPFFQKAIANDFDKDMAVSAQYWLAEATYRNENTKGALSAYNTYLGMKGAAANEYYANAYYGQGWAYFKEKNYTAARQAFDSFIQKGGRTAEKNLIVDAHLRAGDCLFLQRNYAGATNYYQQVINFRYTQGDYAYYQLGEAAYRQSNYQKSVENFDLLIKTFRTSDLRDDALDRISEVYATWIKNNAQAIKYSKMLVEEYPKSPLAADGYNRLALASYNAGDTDGAIRYFKKVVTDYASDKKNAQSALDNLAGLVSESEFDKILRDYRNQNPNMDNNLAQLVFNTGKDRFFAMNYSSAVDQFTTYINDYKNGPDYFESLIFRARAYRELGKFISALDDYKQIYTATTRNDFSNIALLEAAEIKYEQKDYTQSLQLYQTLDLQAGKLENKVQAKFGVAKNYRALGDYKLAQDALVQIANNNEVAVYSRTKAQVEIGQCQYLAGQLQSAKETFAKVEQEFKNAFGAESQYMITKILFDQGKQFQAKGQNDLATGKFEEVKDAAIYMANNYSSFNYEKAKTFIVAASAYYELGNVFQAKGTLESLINEAPYDDVKAEARKILAEIQAKEGGN